The following proteins come from a genomic window of Theileria equi strain WA chromosome 2 map unlocalized gcontig_1105316255037, whole genome shotgun sequence:
- a CDS encoding hypothetical protein (encoded by transcript BEWA_035540A), which produces MRILFTVVAKFPPQSRRLITGVPSRGAEALENGDSRTFSRFLYTGGNVENFRLKERKIRRFSTQPEGQVKSAEQEPRNLQQIDQRSHGAYTKSEEFKAPRLDKKGFERDNFRRLRPFLKFLAFQSIPVAVLAFIYKKLEKRKLELQSVPLESVEEVVEHVWKVAKEATCFCEANGKFLQIHPVLERTCGFIRGRPLKTSLDLDLSAPLPEQVTTISLNDYDRAHLYTIKPEYANEYKIGKVVDGSILVSEDHLKIIERKVFFASNSDNVKCVEIVNAYINNENNIAKDLEEFEMLPSDEIYHPVIRIPIELNLFQTTSTKFIHVETIMENVRHYSVQQYLKYDVVIGKVKYGEYILDDAVEGVLQKRVVFSKSEEEYSIEIISIMNDWTRVKSQYVSRGEDKPFLLTRKSVEHMPW; this is translated from the exons ATGCGCATCCTCTTTACTGTGGTAGCAAAATTCCCACCGCAGTCGAGAAGATTAATCACAGGGGTACCGAGTAGAGGCGCAGAGGCCCTGGAGAACGGCGACAGTCGCACATTCTCGCGCTTTCTGTACACAGGGGGAAACGTTGAGAATTTTCGCTTGAAAGAGAGGAAAATTCGTCGCTTTTCCACGCAACCTGAGGGACAAGTAAAGAGCGCAGAGCAGGAGCCCAGAAATTTGCAGCAAATCGACCAGAGGAGCCACGGGGCCTACACCAAGTCGGAGGAGTTCAAG GCCCCTAGGTTGGACAAGAAGGGCTTTGAAAGGGACAACTTTAGGCGTCTTAGGccatttttaaagtttCTGGCCTTTCAGAGCATCCCAGTGGCGGTTCTGGCCTTTATATACAAGAAGCTCGAAAAGAGGAAGCTGGAACTCCAGTCTGTACCACTAGAGAGCGTCGAAGAAGTAGTGGAACACGTCTGGAAAGTTGCAAAGGAAGCAACCTGCTTTTGCGAAGCCAACGGAAAGTTTCTTCAGATCCACCCAGTTTTAG AAAGAACATGTGGATTTATTCGTGGACGTCCGTTAAAGACTTCGTTAGATCTGGATTTGTCTGCTCCTCTTCCTGAGCAAGTAACGACAATTAGCCTCAATGATTATGACAGGGCCCACTTGTATACCATCAAACCAGAGTATGCGAACGAATACAAGATTGGAAAAGTTGTAGATGGTTCCATACTTGTATCTGAAGATCACTTGAAAATTATAGAGAGGAAGGTATTTTTTGCTTCAAATTCTGACAATGTAAAATGTGTTGAGATTGTAAATGCATATATCAacaatgaaaataatattGCAAAAGACTTGGAGGAGTTTGAAATGTTACCTAGTGACGAAATCTACCATCCAGTTATTCGCATTCCTATCGAGCTTAATCTTTTTCAAACGACCTCtacaaaatttatacatGTGGAGACtattatggaaaatgttAGACATTATTCTGTACAACAATACCTAAAATATGACGTTGTCATTGGTAAAGTCAAGTATGGTGAATACATTCTGGATGATGCAGTTGAGGGAGTTTTACAAAAGCGGGTGGTATTTAGCAAGTcagaagaagaatataGTATTGAaataatctccattatgAATGATTGGACTCGAGTAAAGTCACAATACGTCTCTAGAGGGGAGGATAAACCATTTTTGCTGACTCGCAAAAGTGTAGAACATATGCCATGGTGA